A genome region from Schlesneria paludicola DSM 18645 includes the following:
- a CDS encoding type Z 30S ribosomal protein S14, whose product MATTAHVVKANKKPKFSSRIEHRCQLCGRSRAVYRKFKLCRICFRNLSLDGMIPGVKKASW is encoded by the coding sequence ATGGCAACGACCGCACATGTGGTTAAGGCGAATAAGAAACCGAAGTTCAGTTCACGCATCGAGCATCGCTGCCAGTTGTGCGGTCGATCACGTGCCGTGTATCGGAAATTCAAATTGTGTCGTATCTGTTTTCGGAACCTGTCCCTGGACGGCATGATTCCGGGTGTCAAGAAGGCGAGCTGGTGA
- the rpsH gene encoding 30S ribosomal protein S8: protein MADGVSDMITRIRNAIRNESAYVDVLNSKLNRSILDAVAREGYIWSYEAPADAPRILRVALKYAADGGSVVRHLRRVSRPGCRVYSAVEELPQVLQGLGVCIVSTNRGIVSSREARQMRVGGEVLFVLW, encoded by the coding sequence ATGGCTGATGGTGTTTCGGACATGATCACACGGATCCGCAACGCGATTCGCAACGAAAGCGCGTATGTGGATGTGCTGAATTCCAAGCTGAATCGCTCCATTTTGGACGCGGTGGCACGAGAAGGATATATCTGGAGCTATGAAGCTCCAGCGGATGCCCCTCGCATTTTGCGAGTGGCGTTGAAATATGCTGCGGACGGCGGTTCGGTGGTGCGTCACCTGCGACGCGTCAGCCGACCTGGTTGCCGCGTGTATTCGGCGGTGGAAGAGCTTCCTCAGGTTCTGCAGGGTTTGGGCGTGTGTATCGTCTCAACCAATCGCGGGATCGTGAGCAGTCGCGAAGCGCGACAGATGCGAGTTGGCGGCGAAGTCTTGTTTGTGTTGTGGTAG
- the rplR gene encoding 50S ribosomal protein L18 codes for MKSQEIIATQKQRRQFRVRNALKSAGRPRLSVFRSGKHIYAQVIDDAAGVTLASASTLEESLRGKPGSGGNCTGAELIGREIASRALARGIKEVSYDRGPYRYHGRLAKLAEAARAAGLEF; via the coding sequence ATGAAAAGCCAAGAAATCATTGCCACGCAAAAGCAGCGTCGGCAATTCCGCGTGCGAAACGCTCTGAAGTCCGCTGGTCGACCGCGATTGTCGGTGTTCCGCAGTGGCAAGCACATCTATGCGCAAGTCATTGATGATGCAGCTGGCGTGACGCTCGCTTCGGCGTCGACTTTGGAAGAGTCACTGCGAGGGAAACCTGGCAGCGGTGGCAATTGCACCGGTGCGGAGCTGATTGGTCGCGAGATCGCGTCACGGGCTCTGGCACGCGGGATCAAGGAAGTGTCTTACGATCGGGGGCCTTACCGCTATCACGGTCGGCTGGCCAAATTGGCTGAAGCAGCCCGCGCTGCAGGCTTGGAATTCTAG
- the rpsE gene encoding 30S ribosomal protein S5 — translation MVIVAGEQTNSESPERVVQIRRCACVVKGGRRFSFTALVVVGDGQGRVGYGYGKAIEVPLAVEKAVKAANRNMIRCPLTKNSIPHQVVGRYGSSQVMLMPANPGTGIIAGACVRAVAESLGLTDVLTKTRGSSNPINVVKAAFDALTQLRSREEIARLRGVGV, via the coding sequence ATGGTAATAGTGGCCGGCGAACAAACGAATTCAGAATCCCCGGAACGCGTCGTTCAGATTCGACGATGTGCTTGCGTGGTGAAGGGTGGACGTCGATTTAGCTTCACCGCTTTGGTCGTCGTAGGCGATGGCCAGGGACGCGTTGGCTACGGATACGGCAAGGCGATCGAAGTTCCGCTTGCTGTGGAAAAGGCCGTGAAGGCCGCTAACCGCAACATGATTCGTTGTCCGCTGACGAAGAACTCGATCCCACACCAAGTGGTTGGCCGTTATGGTTCCAGCCAGGTCATGCTGATGCCCGCGAATCCCGGAACGGGGATTATTGCCGGCGCGTGCGTGCGTGCAGTGGCGGAATCGCTTGGACTGACAGACGTGCTGACCAAAACTCGTGGTTCCAGCAATCCCATCAATGTGGTGAAAGCGGCCTTCGACGCGTTGACGCAATTGCGCAGCCGAGAAGAGATCGCCCGGTTAAGAGGGGTGGGTGTCTAG
- the rplF gene encoding 50S ribosomal protein L6, whose translation MSRIGKKPIPIPQGVNFGFKDGVATVSKGNRTMTLSVDDRIQVTIEDGNTVIVGRADDGRDSRALHGLTRSLLSNMVVGLVTPWEVKLEIVGVGYQAALKSGVLSLQVGFAHSVDLKVPEGVLCELPDNTHISVKSADKHAAGQFAANIRAVRPPEPYKGKGIRYAGERVRRKAGKAFGS comes from the coding sequence ATGTCCCGTATAGGAAAGAAGCCGATCCCGATTCCTCAGGGCGTGAACTTCGGCTTTAAAGACGGAGTCGCCACGGTATCGAAAGGCAACCGCACAATGACCCTGTCGGTTGACGACCGCATTCAGGTCACCATCGAGGACGGAAATACCGTCATCGTTGGTCGAGCCGATGACGGTCGCGACAGCCGGGCGTTGCATGGCTTGACGCGCAGCCTGTTGTCGAACATGGTTGTGGGGCTCGTGACGCCGTGGGAAGTGAAGCTTGAGATCGTCGGCGTCGGTTACCAGGCGGCATTGAAGTCTGGTGTGCTGTCGCTGCAGGTCGGATTCGCTCACAGCGTGGACCTGAAGGTTCCGGAGGGTGTGTTGTGCGAGCTTCCAGACAATACGCACATCTCCGTCAAGAGTGCTGATAAGCATGCCGCGGGACAGTTCGCTGCGAACATCCGTGCAGTGCGACCACCTGAGCCATACAAAGGTAAGGGAATTCGGTACGCGGGCGAACGAGTTCGACGTAAGGCTGGTAAGGCATTCGGTAGCTAA
- the rplO gene encoding 50S ribosomal protein L15 yields MMIHDLGLQTPRRQRKRVGRGIGSGHGKTSGRGHKGAGSRSGHKNRVGFEGGQMPLIRRVAKRGFSNRQFAQTAAEINLKDLEAAFEAGSVVDLVALRKHGLASNGKISVRILGDGELTKKLTVHANHFSRSAEEAIVAKGGQAIRVGLGEAVAQ; encoded by the coding sequence ATGATGATTCACGATTTGGGGCTTCAAACCCCACGACGACAACGCAAGCGAGTTGGTCGCGGTATTGGTTCGGGGCACGGTAAGACTTCGGGACGCGGGCACAAGGGTGCTGGTAGCCGGTCTGGCCACAAGAATCGAGTTGGTTTCGAAGGGGGCCAGATGCCGTTGATTCGGCGCGTGGCCAAGCGAGGTTTTTCGAACCGCCAATTTGCGCAGACGGCTGCGGAAATCAATCTGAAGGATTTGGAAGCGGCGTTCGAAGCCGGTTCGGTTGTGGATCTTGTGGCGCTCCGCAAGCATGGGCTCGCGTCGAACGGCAAGATCAGTGTCCGAATTCTTGGCGATGGCGAGCTGACAAAGAAGTTGACAGTGCACGCGAACCATTTCTCACGATCAGCTGAAGAAGCGATTGTGGCGAAGGGTGGCCAGGCAATTCGGGTTGGGCTTGGTGAAGCGGTCGCTCAGTAG